Proteins co-encoded in one Christiangramia fulva genomic window:
- a CDS encoding TIGR04283 family arsenosugar biosynthesis glycosyltransferase: MKVSIIIPCLNEAPFLPNTIENCLGLEGDFEIIVIDGGSRDQTETVARSYDNVKFFRSPKGRSLQMNYGAKKAQGSVLLFLHADTLLPADAYLLIKKRLQKKGHIGGSFRLKLDTPHPFLKLYTWCSRFSLEFFTYGDHGIFIKKEVFEEIGGFREIPLMEDIEIQKRLRKKGKFKKLSKYVITSGRRFEKNGTVKQLIIDVLLVALYNIKVPPAKLKRFYSDHC; this comes from the coding sequence ATGAAAGTAAGCATCATTATTCCTTGTCTTAACGAAGCTCCATTTTTGCCAAATACGATTGAAAACTGCCTGGGTCTGGAAGGAGATTTCGAAATTATTGTAATCGATGGCGGAAGCCGGGATCAAACCGAAACGGTGGCACGAAGCTATGATAATGTGAAATTTTTCAGATCTCCCAAAGGAAGGTCCCTACAAATGAACTATGGCGCAAAAAAAGCTCAGGGATCGGTGTTACTTTTTCTCCATGCCGATACTTTATTGCCTGCAGACGCTTACTTGCTTATAAAAAAACGGCTTCAGAAAAAAGGGCATATTGGCGGAAGTTTCAGGTTAAAACTGGATACTCCACATCCTTTTTTAAAACTTTATACCTGGTGTAGCCGATTTAGCCTTGAATTTTTCACTTATGGAGATCATGGCATATTTATCAAGAAAGAAGTTTTTGAAGAAATTGGAGGTTTCCGGGAAATTCCTTTGATGGAAGATATCGAAATCCAAAAACGACTTCGGAAAAAAGGGAAATTCAAAAAATTGAGTAAATATGTGATAACTTCCGGCCGCAGATTTGAAAAAAATGGTACGGTTAAACAGCTGATAATTGATGTTCTGCTCGTTGCTTTATACAATATAAAAGTGCCTCCGGCTAAATTAAAAAGATTCTATAGCGACCACTGCTGA
- a CDS encoding dihydrolipoyl dehydrogenase family protein produces MNKDKYDLIVLGAGSGGLGAALGINKLGLNVLLIDRNAEKLGGECLNTGCVPSKALIHLAKQIQSARNARKLGLELSGEVSIAKIKDYVQEKQKAIKAHENLEYLQGEGIDVELGEASFHSKNSIQVNGNIFQARNIIIATGSYPTTISIEGAENIPVFTNESIFDIDFIPENFLFLGGGPVSLELGQVFSRFGSRVSLVERGKRILKKEDPSISRLLQSLLEKEGMEFYLNSEVNRVINNEAVVVQKSGKENRIPIDAIFMGLGRNLDFSSLKLENAGIETKDGKIILNEKLQTTNKRIFVSGDAADNLKFSHAAEMHNMLLINNFISPFPKKLKFKHFSWVTFTDPEVAHFGLNEDQLQKKKIKYTRLESNFSSNDRAVIDDYEFGKLIIYVEKKSFYFTNARVLGGCMLAPNAGEIIQELILANSAGIKLNAFMNKIYPYPTAANIHKILIREYMIDQLKPWMKGIIKILYRLN; encoded by the coding sequence ATGAATAAAGACAAATATGACCTGATAGTTCTTGGAGCCGGTTCAGGTGGTCTTGGCGCTGCCCTGGGAATAAATAAACTCGGATTGAATGTTCTACTTATAGATCGCAACGCAGAAAAACTTGGGGGAGAATGCCTGAATACGGGCTGCGTTCCCAGTAAAGCTCTTATTCATTTAGCGAAGCAAATTCAAAGCGCAAGAAATGCGCGAAAATTAGGCTTAGAACTTTCGGGAGAAGTTAGTATAGCAAAGATCAAAGATTATGTTCAGGAAAAACAGAAAGCCATTAAAGCCCATGAAAATTTGGAATATCTACAGGGAGAAGGTATAGATGTGGAGTTGGGCGAGGCTTCTTTTCATTCCAAAAATTCCATTCAGGTCAATGGAAATATTTTTCAGGCCCGGAATATAATAATTGCGACCGGCTCTTACCCCACCACCATCAGCATTGAGGGAGCAGAAAACATTCCCGTTTTTACCAATGAATCCATTTTTGATATCGATTTTATTCCTGAAAATTTTCTTTTCCTTGGCGGCGGTCCTGTAAGCCTGGAACTAGGCCAGGTTTTCTCGAGGTTCGGTTCCAGGGTGAGCCTTGTAGAACGAGGAAAAAGGATCTTGAAAAAAGAAGATCCCTCTATTTCGAGACTTCTTCAGTCACTTCTAGAAAAAGAGGGAATGGAATTTTATCTCAATTCAGAAGTGAACAGGGTAATAAATAATGAGGCTGTCGTAGTTCAAAAATCCGGAAAGGAAAATAGAATTCCTATTGATGCAATTTTTATGGGTTTAGGGCGCAATCTTGATTTCAGTTCTTTAAAACTAGAAAATGCAGGAATTGAGACAAAAGATGGGAAAATTATCCTCAATGAAAAATTACAAACCACTAATAAACGGATATTCGTTAGCGGCGACGCCGCAGATAATCTCAAATTTTCACATGCCGCCGAAATGCACAATATGCTTCTCATCAACAATTTCATTTCTCCTTTTCCCAAGAAACTCAAATTCAAACATTTTTCCTGGGTAACTTTTACCGATCCTGAGGTTGCGCATTTTGGGCTGAATGAAGATCAACTTCAGAAGAAAAAAATAAAATATACCCGCTTAGAAAGCAATTTCAGTAGTAATGACAGGGCGGTTATTGATGATTACGAATTCGGGAAATTGATTATTTACGTAGAGAAGAAATCATTTTATTTTACGAACGCCAGGGTTCTTGGAGGCTGTATGCTCGCTCCTAATGCCGGGGAAATTATACAGGAACTTATTCTTGCCAATTCCGCGGGTATTAAATTAAATGCTTTTATGAACAAAATTTATCCATATCCCACGGCGGCTAACATTCATAAGATCTTAATCAGGGAATATATGATTGATCAATTAAAACCGTGGATGAAAGGGATCATTAAAATATTGTACAGGTTAAACTAA
- a CDS encoding TonB-dependent receptor, giving the protein MFSIYNHSFAQESYFTLKGKIINKNGKGIADANVLLNPGQKGTTTDGDGNFEIQRIPAGTYTLKISHVSYASFAEKFSHKKAGIVNRVITLKDTTETLQDINISARNSERSVSFLPQVKGTNIYAGKKNEVIYLQNENIDLAENNPRQIFAKIPGVSVWEMDGTGNQVSIATRGLNPHRSWEMNVRQNGNVINSDLFGYPESHYNPPSEAVQKIELIRGSGALQYGPQFGGMLNYVLKEADTTKKIGFETQQSAGSFGLFSSFNAIGGKEKKLTYYGYYNFRRSEGWRENSDYNFTAWHAGLSYAFNKRVNLSASLSHMEYVNHFAAGLTDAMFRENPRQSNRPRNYFNPTIYVPAIHLEIQAAKNTLITASTSAIFGQRNSVQFITLPTFNDTINTATNQYNPRQVDRDYYHSYSAEVRLRQDYRLFGNQNHLLTGVRYGNSKTFRRQKGEGTTGTDFDLSLTSDYKVDLTFKTLNYAFFAENVFNFTSRFSVTPGFRFDYISTDLTGEITAFDTPSVPFALQRQFPLFGIGAQYDLTPHINAYANFTQAYRPVLHSDILPASPLDRTDPDLKDARGNNSEIGLRGSLKNILQWDVNYFQLRYNDRIGTLIKDENGETYFYKTNIGDMLNQGMEAYIEFHPFALMGTASRPDISVFTSTAYNSARYTSGSVSSNGENVNISGNRIENVPHWISRNGINYSYKNISAGLQGSFVSKAYSDALNTASSINGVNGIIPSYFLLDFNFSYEFNRKYNVKFSLNNLTDEKYFTRRATGYPGPGILPSDGTSFLISFGAKI; this is encoded by the coding sequence ATGTTTTCAATTTATAATCATTCTTTTGCTCAGGAGAGCTACTTTACGCTTAAAGGAAAAATTATTAATAAGAATGGAAAAGGAATTGCAGATGCAAATGTGTTGCTTAACCCGGGACAAAAAGGTACAACTACTGACGGGGACGGGAATTTTGAAATTCAGCGAATACCTGCCGGAACCTATACCTTAAAGATTTCTCATGTTTCGTATGCAAGCTTCGCCGAGAAGTTTTCTCATAAAAAAGCAGGTATTGTAAACAGGGTAATTACCTTAAAAGATACAACTGAAACCCTTCAGGATATTAATATTTCGGCACGAAATTCTGAAAGATCGGTTTCTTTTCTACCTCAGGTAAAAGGAACGAATATCTATGCCGGTAAAAAAAATGAGGTGATATACCTTCAGAATGAGAATATAGATCTCGCTGAGAATAACCCTCGTCAGATATTTGCAAAAATTCCCGGTGTATCGGTCTGGGAAATGGATGGTACCGGCAATCAGGTAAGTATCGCTACTCGCGGTTTAAATCCACATCGCTCCTGGGAAATGAATGTTCGGCAAAATGGAAATGTGATCAATTCCGATCTCTTTGGATATCCTGAAAGCCATTATAATCCACCATCTGAAGCGGTACAAAAAATTGAATTGATCCGCGGCTCGGGGGCCTTGCAATACGGTCCGCAATTTGGCGGCATGTTAAATTATGTTTTAAAAGAGGCAGATACTACAAAAAAAATTGGTTTCGAAACCCAGCAATCTGCTGGATCCTTTGGACTTTTCAGCTCTTTTAATGCCATAGGGGGAAAGGAGAAAAAACTTACTTACTATGGTTATTACAATTTCAGACGTTCAGAAGGATGGAGGGAAAACAGCGATTATAATTTTACAGCCTGGCATGCAGGCTTAAGTTATGCTTTTAACAAAAGGGTAAACCTTAGCGCTTCACTTTCGCATATGGAATATGTGAATCATTTTGCGGCAGGACTTACTGATGCGATGTTTCGGGAGAACCCAAGACAATCAAATCGTCCTAGAAATTATTTTAACCCAACTATTTATGTGCCGGCTATTCACCTGGAAATCCAGGCGGCGAAAAATACGCTCATCACAGCTTCGACCTCTGCAATATTCGGCCAGAGAAACAGTGTTCAGTTTATCACTCTTCCCACTTTTAATGACACCATAAATACTGCCACCAATCAGTATAATCCGCGGCAGGTAGATCGGGATTATTATCATAGCTATTCTGCGGAAGTAAGATTAAGACAGGATTACAGGCTATTCGGGAATCAAAACCATTTGCTGACTGGTGTGCGCTATGGAAACAGCAAAACCTTTCGCAGGCAGAAAGGCGAAGGAACTACTGGAACCGATTTTGATCTGTCTTTAACCTCCGACTATAAAGTTGATCTAACCTTCAAAACCCTTAATTATGCATTCTTTGCGGAAAATGTTTTTAATTTCACCAGTAGGTTTTCGGTAACACCGGGTTTTCGTTTTGACTATATTAGTACCGATTTGACCGGAGAAATCACGGCTTTCGATACTCCATCAGTTCCATTTGCACTTCAAAGGCAGTTTCCGCTTTTTGGAATAGGAGCCCAGTACGATTTAACACCTCACATAAACGCATATGCCAATTTTACCCAGGCTTACAGGCCGGTTCTGCATTCCGATATTTTACCAGCTTCTCCTTTAGACCGAACAGATCCCGATTTGAAAGATGCCAGGGGAAATAATTCGGAAATTGGTTTAAGGGGCAGCCTAAAAAACATTCTTCAATGGGATGTGAACTATTTTCAACTTCGTTACAATGATCGTATCGGAACCTTAATAAAAGATGAAAATGGAGAAACCTACTTTTACAAAACCAATATCGGCGATATGTTAAACCAGGGTATGGAAGCTTATATAGAATTCCATCCTTTTGCACTCATGGGAACTGCTTCACGACCAGATATTAGTGTTTTTACATCTACCGCATATAATTCGGCTCGCTACACCAGTGGAAGTGTAAGCTCCAATGGAGAAAATGTCAATATCAGCGGAAATAGGATAGAAAATGTTCCACACTGGATTTCCAGAAATGGGATTAACTATTCTTATAAAAATATATCTGCAGGTTTGCAGGGCAGCTTTGTCTCAAAAGCATATTCCGATGCTTTAAACACAGCCTCTTCAATTAACGGCGTAAATGGTATTATTCCGTCTTATTTTCTCCTGGATTTCAATTTTTCGTATGAGTTCAACCGAAAATATAATGTGAAATTCTCTCTCAATAATCTTACAGATGAGAAATATTTCACACGTAGAGCGACAGGCTACCCGGGCCCGGGAATTTTACCTTCAGATGGAACATCATTTTTAATATCTTTTGGAGCGAAAATTTAG
- a CDS encoding response regulator — protein sequence MAKILLIEDDICLQQNIQEILEFAGHKVRAAADGEKGLRLAFEDPPELVLCDIILPSTDGYQILKKLSANSQTKRIPFIFLTAKSGIDDIRKGMNLGADDYIVKPFEEKQLLETIKTRLKKFRILKGPDRTYDFEGRIKIESVEAFRNYFLENGEKLKLGKNKLLFNENQPANYVFLLRSGIIKTRSTDEYGKEIITNIYHKNNFLGFYSFNRNIHYPEQAKVIEPAKLLRLPVSQVQAIFKDNPQLTMEWAEYISRDMIELKEHLLQTAYASVHKKTVNTILELSEKFDLDKNEFSRISRGDLAHVAGISKESFIRSLSVLKQDGLIKINGKNIEIIDMEGLKRIK from the coding sequence ATGGCTAAGATCTTATTGATTGAAGATGATATATGCCTTCAGCAAAATATCCAGGAAATTCTGGAATTTGCAGGTCATAAAGTACGTGCCGCGGCTGATGGTGAAAAGGGGCTTCGCCTGGCTTTTGAAGATCCTCCAGAACTCGTCTTGTGTGATATTATTTTGCCTTCGACTGATGGTTATCAAATACTTAAAAAGCTTTCTGCGAATTCTCAAACCAAACGAATTCCTTTTATATTTCTTACAGCCAAATCTGGTATAGACGATATTCGTAAAGGGATGAACCTGGGAGCAGACGATTATATCGTAAAACCCTTTGAAGAAAAGCAACTCCTGGAAACCATCAAAACCCGTTTGAAGAAATTCAGGATTCTAAAGGGTCCCGACCGCACCTACGATTTCGAAGGCAGAATAAAAATCGAAAGTGTAGAAGCTTTTAGAAATTATTTTCTTGAAAATGGCGAAAAATTGAAGTTGGGCAAGAATAAGCTTCTTTTTAATGAAAATCAACCTGCGAATTATGTTTTTCTGCTTAGGAGTGGGATCATCAAAACCAGGAGCACCGATGAATACGGTAAGGAGATCATTACCAATATTTATCATAAGAATAATTTTTTAGGATTTTATTCCTTTAACCGGAACATACATTATCCGGAACAGGCGAAAGTTATTGAACCGGCAAAATTACTCAGGCTACCTGTAAGCCAGGTACAGGCAATTTTTAAGGACAATCCACAGCTTACTATGGAATGGGCTGAATATATCTCCCGGGATATGATTGAACTCAAGGAGCACCTTTTGCAAACAGCTTATGCTTCTGTTCATAAGAAAACAGTGAATACTATTCTTGAACTTTCAGAAAAATTTGACCTCGATAAAAATGAATTTTCAAGGATATCAAGAGGTGATCTGGCCCATGTCGCCGGAATTTCGAAGGAAAGTTTTATCAGGTCGCTTTCCGTGCTGAAACAGGATGGGCTGATAAAAATTAACGGGAAGAACATTGAAATAATAGATATGGAAGGCTTAAAAAGAATAAAATAA
- a CDS encoding Hsp20/alpha crystallin family protein — MSLVKSPSKRPSNGGGLLSHDPFFNFWDTNRRLMNFDRLFNGLSSEIDLPPLNIKDKGNHYEIEMAAPGLTKDHFEIEFNNDLLTISANKEENREEKEEDYITREYNYQTFSRSISIPDNVDDSKEIKAHYENGVLKIDLMKKNSSVSKSKKVKVS, encoded by the coding sequence ATGTCACTAGTAAAATCACCTTCAAAACGTCCTTCAAATGGTGGAGGACTTTTATCCCATGATCCTTTTTTCAATTTCTGGGATACCAACCGCAGGTTAATGAACTTTGACCGACTCTTCAATGGTTTAAGTTCTGAAATTGATTTACCACCTTTAAATATTAAAGACAAGGGAAATCATTATGAGATCGAAATGGCCGCACCCGGATTGACAAAAGACCATTTTGAAATTGAATTTAACAACGATCTTCTAACTATTTCTGCGAATAAAGAAGAAAATAGAGAAGAAAAAGAGGAAGATTATATCACCCGGGAATATAATTACCAAACTTTTTCAAGGTCAATTTCCATTCCTGATAATGTTGATGATAGCAAAGAGATCAAAGCACATTATGAAAACGGAGTTTTGAAAATTGATCTGATGAAAAAGAATTCTTCAGTAAGTAAATCTAAAAAAGTGAAAGTTTCTTAA
- the ppsA gene encoding phosphoenolpyruvate synthase codes for METLIRKYSEIGMSDLPTVGGKNASLGEMHRALAPEGVNIPEGFVVTATAFKKYLEENNLIQPIQDILKSLDRINYKNLPEVGMKIRNLIKAGEFSAALIDQISRFYKELGKNKDIPVAVRSSATAEDLPDASFAGQHESYLNITGIDSLLQAVKNCFASLYTNRAIKYREDKGFDHNQVFISVGIQQMIRADMACSGIAFTLEPESGHRNVIHISGVWGLGESIVQGNIDPDEFILLKPGLEKGKYAILQKKLGDKNFKMVFTKDQKETGIVAVDTEPQKRNEFVLTDEQLLELGRWCLKIEKHYKKPMDIEWAIDGISGKIYIIQARPETVHSAKKDRTFTEYHIQKKTEEIVSGNAVGRQIAIGKARILKSPSEIEKIKPGEILVTENTSPDWDPVLKKTAAIITNRGGRTSHAAIVARELGVPAITGTHEATKKIKDGDLVSVSCAEGSIGHVYKGAIEFSEKNIDFGKLKLPSTEVKFILSDPERAFSLSLYPNNGVGLLRMEFIITHMVRIHPMALVNFNKIQDKKTTAEIEEITRNYTDKKEFFVDKLAEGLALIAGAFYPKEVILRLSDFKSNEYANLIGGSEFEPKEENPMLGLRGAARYYHPLYREGFKLECEAIKKLRDVMGLDNVKIMVPFCRTVKEGKRVLELLHENGLARHHNGLEVYMMVEIPSNVIRASEFVKLFDGFSIGSNDLTQLILGVDRDSEMLAGEFSESDPAVLEMIASVIKTATNARKKIGLCGQAPSDSPDFANFLVQCGINSISFNPDVLLSGIKNLLKGEEEKERMKMFVKS; via the coding sequence ATGGAAACTCTTATTAGAAAATACAGTGAAATTGGGATGAGCGATTTACCTACTGTTGGCGGTAAAAATGCATCGCTGGGCGAAATGCACAGGGCACTTGCGCCTGAGGGCGTAAATATACCCGAAGGATTTGTTGTCACTGCCACGGCATTTAAAAAATACCTGGAAGAAAATAATTTGATTCAACCCATACAGGATATTTTAAAAAGTCTGGACAGGATCAATTATAAAAATCTGCCGGAAGTGGGAATGAAGATTAGAAATCTTATAAAAGCTGGTGAATTTTCTGCCGCCCTTATCGATCAGATTTCCCGGTTTTATAAAGAGCTGGGCAAAAATAAGGATATACCGGTTGCCGTTAGAAGCAGTGCTACCGCAGAAGACCTTCCCGATGCGAGTTTTGCTGGACAGCACGAGTCATATCTCAATATTACAGGTATCGATTCCCTTTTACAGGCCGTAAAAAATTGTTTCGCGTCGCTTTATACCAACAGGGCCATAAAATACAGGGAAGACAAGGGTTTTGACCATAACCAGGTTTTTATTTCGGTAGGAATTCAGCAAATGATAAGAGCTGATATGGCCTGTTCCGGAATCGCTTTTACCCTGGAACCTGAATCGGGACATCGCAATGTTATTCATATTTCAGGGGTTTGGGGTTTGGGAGAATCTATCGTGCAGGGGAATATAGATCCCGATGAATTCATCCTATTAAAACCTGGCCTGGAAAAAGGAAAATATGCTATTCTTCAAAAAAAGCTGGGCGATAAGAATTTTAAGATGGTGTTTACCAAAGACCAAAAAGAAACAGGAATTGTAGCCGTAGATACCGAACCACAAAAAAGAAATGAGTTTGTACTCACCGATGAGCAACTGCTGGAACTGGGCAGGTGGTGTTTGAAAATTGAAAAACATTACAAAAAGCCCATGGATATTGAGTGGGCCATAGATGGCATTTCTGGAAAAATATATATCATCCAGGCCCGGCCCGAAACCGTACATTCAGCAAAAAAAGACAGGACATTTACTGAATATCATATTCAGAAAAAAACCGAAGAGATTGTTTCAGGAAATGCAGTGGGCAGGCAAATCGCCATTGGAAAGGCAAGAATTCTGAAGTCGCCTTCAGAAATTGAAAAAATTAAACCAGGAGAGATTCTGGTAACCGAAAATACAAGCCCGGACTGGGACCCTGTACTTAAAAAAACAGCTGCTATCATCACCAACCGGGGCGGCCGTACCAGTCACGCTGCCATTGTCGCACGTGAGCTGGGAGTTCCTGCAATTACGGGAACTCATGAGGCAACCAAAAAGATCAAAGACGGTGACCTTGTTAGCGTTTCGTGTGCGGAAGGCAGTATTGGCCACGTTTATAAAGGAGCCATTGAATTTTCGGAAAAAAACATTGATTTTGGCAAACTTAAACTACCTTCTACTGAGGTAAAATTCATCCTTTCTGATCCTGAGCGAGCTTTTAGCCTTTCCCTTTATCCTAATAACGGAGTTGGTTTATTGCGCATGGAGTTCATTATAACCCATATGGTCAGGATCCATCCTATGGCGCTGGTGAATTTTAATAAGATCCAGGATAAAAAAACCACGGCTGAAATTGAGGAAATCACCAGGAATTATACCGATAAAAAAGAATTCTTCGTTGACAAACTGGCTGAAGGCCTCGCCTTAATTGCCGGTGCTTTTTATCCAAAAGAGGTGATCCTACGCCTGAGTGATTTCAAGAGCAACGAATATGCGAATTTGATAGGGGGGAGCGAATTTGAACCCAAAGAAGAAAACCCTATGCTGGGATTAAGGGGTGCAGCTCGATATTACCATCCGCTTTACCGCGAAGGTTTCAAACTGGAATGCGAGGCCATCAAGAAACTTCGAGATGTAATGGGCCTTGATAATGTGAAAATTATGGTGCCTTTCTGCAGAACTGTAAAAGAAGGAAAACGCGTTTTAGAATTGCTTCATGAAAACGGGCTGGCAAGACACCATAATGGCCTGGAGGTATATATGATGGTCGAAATTCCGTCTAACGTGATCAGGGCTTCAGAATTCGTGAAACTTTTCGACGGATTTTCTATCGGATCTAATGATCTTACTCAGTTAATTTTAGGAGTCGACCGCGATTCAGAAATGCTGGCAGGAGAATTTAGCGAAAGCGACCCGGCAGTTCTTGAAATGATCGCGAGCGTTATTAAAACCGCCACAAATGCCCGAAAAAAAATTGGACTTTGCGGCCAGGCTCCGAGCGACTCACCCGATTTTGCCAATTTTCTCGTACAATGCGGCATCAATAGTATTTCATTTAATCCCGATGTTTTGCTAAGCGGAATTAAAAATCTTTTGAAGGGGGAAGAGGAAAAAGAAAGAATGAAAATGTTTGTCAAATCCTGA
- a CDS encoding SDR family NAD(P)-dependent oxidoreductase, translating into MNGKLQGKRAVITGAAGGIGKATAALFLKEGAKLMLVDVKAEELKKIASDFHSEDVEFFVADVSKKEEVKKYAEAALKAFGGIDIFFNNAGIEGVASPFYDYPDDMFDKILDVNVKGVWYGCKYVIPKMSEKASVIITSSVAGLKGFAGLGPYVLSKHAVIGIMRVVALESAERKIRVNSVHPGPVNNRMMRSLEEKISPENPDAVQKGFEGQIPFHRYAENEDIARQVLYLASDDSAYITGTTNVVDGGMLLT; encoded by the coding sequence ATGAATGGTAAATTACAGGGCAAACGAGCTGTGATAACAGGCGCTGCCGGAGGAATTGGAAAAGCCACAGCTGCACTTTTTCTAAAAGAAGGCGCTAAACTTATGCTGGTAGATGTTAAAGCAGAAGAGCTTAAAAAAATTGCTTCAGATTTTCATTCTGAAGATGTTGAGTTTTTTGTGGCAGATGTTTCAAAAAAGGAAGAAGTAAAAAAATATGCAGAAGCTGCCCTAAAAGCCTTTGGCGGGATAGATATTTTTTTCAATAATGCGGGAATAGAAGGGGTGGCAAGTCCCTTTTATGATTATCCCGATGATATGTTTGATAAGATTCTGGATGTGAATGTGAAAGGCGTATGGTATGGTTGTAAATATGTTATTCCGAAAATGTCCGAAAAGGCTAGTGTAATTATCACCTCATCTGTAGCGGGTTTAAAAGGTTTTGCAGGACTTGGGCCTTATGTACTTTCCAAACACGCGGTCATAGGGATCATGAGAGTCGTGGCACTTGAAAGCGCCGAGAGGAAGATCAGGGTGAATAGTGTTCATCCCGGACCGGTAAATAACCGAATGATGAGATCTCTTGAGGAAAAGATCTCTCCAGAGAATCCAGATGCTGTTCAAAAAGGTTTTGAAGGACAAATCCCATTTCACCGTTATGCCGAAAACGAAGATATCGCCCGTCAGGTTTTATATCTGGCTTCAGATGATAGCGCTTATATTACAGGAACTACCAATGTGGTGGATGGAGGAATGTTGCTGACATAA